The segment GTGAACAGGTTGATCTTGTAATTACCGATTATAACATGCCCAGAATGTCAGGTGCTGAACTCGTTGAATATGTCAGAAGCAGGGATGAATACCGTTATATACCTATTTTTATGCTTTCCACTGAAACCAGCATAGCCAAACAAAACCGGGCAAAAGAAGCTAAAATTACCTGCTGGATCAAGAAACCTTTTGATGTAATTGAATTTAAGAAATTGGTTCAAAAGGTGCTTGCATGATTGATGAATTCTCAGATATTTTCCAGCAGGAAGCCACAGACCTGATCCTGCAATTGGAAGAAATGCTATTATCTCTGGAACAGGGTTCCCGGGACAAGCAAGTGATTGACGGAATTTTCAGGGTAATGCATACACTGAAAGGAAGTGCCGGCATGTTTGGTTTCAAAAACATCCAGGATATAACTCATGAATTCGAAGGTCTTTTCGACCGGATCAGGTCAGGGGAACTGGAAATTAACCGCGAGATCATTGACCTTACCTTACAGGCTAAAGATTCAATTGAAAGCATGCTGAAAGGTAAAGATTCACAAACCGTCTTGCCTGATATTTCTGCATCTTTAAAGCAGATAGTTGCAGGTAGTGATGAGGAATTGACCGTAACAGGGTCAGGGAATATTTTTGCCATTTATTTTACGCCTGACCCGGCAGTTTATGAAAGAGGCCTGGATCCTGAAAAAATAGTATCCGAGATTAAAAGTAAAGGAACTTCTCATGTAATCTCACATGATCATGAGGGTGCCGGCCAGGGCAATGATAAAAAGATATGTACAACAACCTGGGAGGTATATCTGAATACCTCATCCTTATTGAACGACATTGAGGATATTTTCCTGTTTTATGATCCGGCCGAATTTTTTGTTGTACATGCTTCAGAAACTGAGGAAAATTTAAATCGCATAGAGTCTGTTCTTAAAAAGATTAATCCGGATGTCGATGATGTCAGGGATCATCTTTCAATACATTTTTCAAAAGTTGATAATGCTACTCATTACAGCAAAGCAGAAACTTCCGGAAAACAACCTGATGTCTTAACCCAGGCAGAAAAGGCAGGTGAATCATCTGTATCAGTTAATGTATCGTCGATAAAACTCGACGAAT is part of the Bacteroidales bacterium genome and harbors:
- a CDS encoding response regulator, with protein sequence MSKRIVVVEDFNTSRQIIKKTLESMGYRVDEAEDGQDALKYFNGEQVDLVITDYNMPRMSGAELVEYVRSRDEYRYIPIFMLSTETSIAKQNRAKEAKITCWIKKPFDVIEFKKLVQKVLA